The proteins below are encoded in one region of Mangifera indica cultivar Alphonso chromosome 7, CATAS_Mindica_2.1, whole genome shotgun sequence:
- the LOC123220369 gene encoding sugar transporter ERD6-like 16 isoform X1, with translation MAIGQCKDVENGDIVNGLEDLEKPFIQPGIVVRYEDDDESDESGSIWMVLLSTFVAVCGSFEFGSCVGYSAPTQSAIREDLNLSLAEFSMFGSILTIGAMLGAITSGRMADFLGRKGAMRMSAGFCITGWLAVYFSHEAWSLDMGRLFTGYGIGVFSYVVPIYVAEIAPRSLRGGLTTLNQLLIVTGSSVSFLIGTVISWRMLALIGLIPCILLLVGLCFVPESPRWLAKVGLQKEFQVALRKLRGKDADITQEATEIQVYIQTLESLPKARMMDLFNRKYIRPVIIGVALMVFQQFVGINGVGFYASETFVQAGLSSGKIGTIAYACVQVPITIIGAVLMDKSGRRPLIMVSASGIFLGCILTGSSFLLKGHNLLLDLVPILAVGGVLIYIAAFSLGMGAVPWVIMSEIFPINMKGIAGSLVVLVNWLGAWAVSFTFNFLMNWSSSGTFFVYSGFSVMTILFVSKFVPETRGKTLEEIQACINS, from the exons ATGGCAATTGGGCAATGTAAGGATGTTGAAAATGGTGACATTGTGAATGGCCTTGAAGATTTAGAAAAGCCATTTATCCAGCCGGGGATAGTTGTGAGgtatgaggatgatgatgagagTGATGAAAGTGGATCTATTTGGATGGTTCTACTTAGCACATTTGTTGCTGTGTGTGGCTCTTTTGAATTCGGCTCATGT GTGGGGTATTCAGCTCCCACTCAGTCTGCTATCAGGGAAGATCTTAATTTATCTCTGGCTGAG ttctCCATGTTTGGTTCTATTTTAACAATTGGCGCAATGCTTGGTGCTATAACAAGTGGCCGAATGGCAGACTTCCTTGGTCGCAAAGGG GCAATGAGAATGTCAGCTGGTTTTTGCATCACTGGATGGCTAGCTGTTTACTTTTCTCAT GAAGCTTGGTCTCTAGATATGGGGAGGCTTTTCACAGGATACGGAATTGGAGTCTTCTCTTATGTG GTTCCAATATATGTAGCTGAAATAGCACCGAGGAGTCTTCGTGGAGGGCTCACAACATTGAATCAGCTCTTGATTGTTACAGGCTCATCAGTGTCCTTCTTAATCGGCACTGTCATATCCTGGAGAATGCTGGCTCTAATTg GGCTTATTCCATGCATTTTGCTGCTTGTGGGTCTATGCTTTGTGCCAGAGTCACCCAGATGGCTG GCAAAGGTTGGCCTCCAAAAGGAATTTCAAGTTGCTCTTCGAAAACTTCGTGGCAAAGATGCTGATATTACTCAGGAAGCAACTGAAATCCAA GTTTACATCCAAACTCTTGAAAGCCTTCCCAAAGCTAGAATGATGGATTTGTTCAACCGCAAATACATCCGTCCTGTGATT ATCGGTGTGGCGTTGATGGTATTTCAACAATTTGTTGGAATCAATGGGGTTGGATTCTATGCTAGTGAAACCTTTGTTCAAGCTG GGCTCTCTTCAGGAAAAATCGGCACAATCGCTTATGCTTGTGTTCAG GTTCCAATAACCATAATAGGGGCAGTATTAATGGACAAGTCAGGAAGAAGACCACTTATAATG GTTTCTGCTTCTGGGATTTTCCTCGGCTGCATTCTAACTGGCAGTTCTTTCTTGCTTAAG GGCCACAATCTATTGCTTGACTTGGTGCCAATATTAGCTGTTGGTGGAGTCCTG ATCTATATCGCGGCATTTTCACTTGGAATGGGAGCAGTTCCTTGGGTGATAATGTCTGAG ATCTTTCCCATAAATATGAAGGGAATAGCAGGAAGCTTGGTAGTGTTGGTGAATTGGTTAGGTGCTTGGGCAGTTTCCTTTACTTTCAATTTCCTCATGAACTGGAGTTCCTCAG GCACTTTCTTTGTCTATTCTGGATTCTCTGTGATGACCATCTTATTCGTGTCAAAGTTCGTCCCGGAAACGAGGGGAAAGACACTAGAAGAAATCCAGGCATGCATCAACTCATA
- the LOC123220369 gene encoding sugar transporter ERD6-like 16 isoform X2 has protein sequence MFGSILTIGAMLGAITSGRMADFLGRKGAMRMSAGFCITGWLAVYFSHEAWSLDMGRLFTGYGIGVFSYVVPIYVAEIAPRSLRGGLTTLNQLLIVTGSSVSFLIGTVISWRMLALIGLIPCILLLVGLCFVPESPRWLAKVGLQKEFQVALRKLRGKDADITQEATEIQVYIQTLESLPKARMMDLFNRKYIRPVIIGVALMVFQQFVGINGVGFYASETFVQAGLSSGKIGTIAYACVQVPITIIGAVLMDKSGRRPLIMVSASGIFLGCILTGSSFLLKGHNLLLDLVPILAVGGVLIYIAAFSLGMGAVPWVIMSEIFPINMKGIAGSLVVLVNWLGAWAVSFTFNFLMNWSSSGTFFVYSGFSVMTILFVSKFVPETRGKTLEEIQACINS, from the exons ATGTTTGGTTCTATTTTAACAATTGGCGCAATGCTTGGTGCTATAACAAGTGGCCGAATGGCAGACTTCCTTGGTCGCAAAGGG GCAATGAGAATGTCAGCTGGTTTTTGCATCACTGGATGGCTAGCTGTTTACTTTTCTCAT GAAGCTTGGTCTCTAGATATGGGGAGGCTTTTCACAGGATACGGAATTGGAGTCTTCTCTTATGTG GTTCCAATATATGTAGCTGAAATAGCACCGAGGAGTCTTCGTGGAGGGCTCACAACATTGAATCAGCTCTTGATTGTTACAGGCTCATCAGTGTCCTTCTTAATCGGCACTGTCATATCCTGGAGAATGCTGGCTCTAATTg GGCTTATTCCATGCATTTTGCTGCTTGTGGGTCTATGCTTTGTGCCAGAGTCACCCAGATGGCTG GCAAAGGTTGGCCTCCAAAAGGAATTTCAAGTTGCTCTTCGAAAACTTCGTGGCAAAGATGCTGATATTACTCAGGAAGCAACTGAAATCCAA GTTTACATCCAAACTCTTGAAAGCCTTCCCAAAGCTAGAATGATGGATTTGTTCAACCGCAAATACATCCGTCCTGTGATT ATCGGTGTGGCGTTGATGGTATTTCAACAATTTGTTGGAATCAATGGGGTTGGATTCTATGCTAGTGAAACCTTTGTTCAAGCTG GGCTCTCTTCAGGAAAAATCGGCACAATCGCTTATGCTTGTGTTCAG GTTCCAATAACCATAATAGGGGCAGTATTAATGGACAAGTCAGGAAGAAGACCACTTATAATG GTTTCTGCTTCTGGGATTTTCCTCGGCTGCATTCTAACTGGCAGTTCTTTCTTGCTTAAG GGCCACAATCTATTGCTTGACTTGGTGCCAATATTAGCTGTTGGTGGAGTCCTG ATCTATATCGCGGCATTTTCACTTGGAATGGGAGCAGTTCCTTGGGTGATAATGTCTGAG ATCTTTCCCATAAATATGAAGGGAATAGCAGGAAGCTTGGTAGTGTTGGTGAATTGGTTAGGTGCTTGGGCAGTTTCCTTTACTTTCAATTTCCTCATGAACTGGAGTTCCTCAG GCACTTTCTTTGTCTATTCTGGATTCTCTGTGATGACCATCTTATTCGTGTCAAAGTTCGTCCCGGAAACGAGGGGAAAGACACTAGAAGAAATCCAGGCATGCATCAACTCATA